In Vicugna pacos chromosome 10, VicPac4, whole genome shotgun sequence, the following proteins share a genomic window:
- the LOC102542604 gene encoding olfactory receptor 8U9-like, whose amino-acid sequence MARSNRTMVTEFVLMGFTDRPELQLPLFVVFLAIYLITLVGNLGMILLIKVDSRLHTRMYYFLSHLAFIDFCYSSSIGPKMLQNLLVKKKTISFLGCFAQLYFSSAFATAECFLLATMAYDRYMAICNPLIYTAIMTQRVCKELVIGVYTYGFLNSVIQTILTFQLSFCDSNIIDHFYCADPPLLALSCSNTHNKEKQLLVFSAVNLTSSLLTVLISYICILFSIIKIQSSEGKCKAFSTCASHLTVVIIFYGTLFFMYLQQPKAENSWKHNQVVSVFYSLVIPMLNPLIYSLRNTEVKDTLRKMLEGKKS is encoded by the coding sequence atggcAAGAAGCAACCGTACCATGGTAACTGAATTTGTCCTCATGGGGTTCACAGATCGCCCCGAGCTACAGCTTCCCCTCTTTGTGGTGTTCCTGGCAATTTATCTCATCACCCTGGTGGGAAACCTTGGCATGATCCTGCTCATCAAGGTGGATTCGCGGCTCCACACCCGCATGTACTATTTCCTCAGCCACTTagctttcattgatttttgttaCTCCTCTTCAATTGGGCCCAAGATGCTACAAAATTTATTGGTGAAGAAAAAAACCATCTCCTTTTTGGGCTGCTTTGCCCAGCTCTACTTCTCCAGTGCTTTTGCCACCGCCGAATGCTTCCTCTTGGCCAcaatggcctatgaccgctacaTGGCCATCTGCAACCCCTTGATTTACACAGCCATTATGACTCAGCGGGTCTGCAAGGAGTTGGTGATCGGGGTCTATACCTATGGCTTCCTAAACTCTGTGATACAGACCATTCTGACTTTCcagttgtctttctgtgactccaACATCATCGACCATTTCTATTGTGCTGACCCCCCTCTCCTCGCCCTCTCCTGCTCCAACACCCACAACAAAGAAAAGCAGCTCTTGGTCTTCTCTGCAGTAAATCTCACTAGCTCCCTCCTGACTGTCCTCATCTCCTACATTTGCATCCTCTTTTCAATCATAAAAATCCAGTCTTCCGAAGGCAAGTGCAAAGCGTTTTCCACCTGTGCCTCCCACCTCACAGTGGTCATCATCTTCTATGGAACgctctttttcatgtacctgCAGCAACCTAAAGCAGAGAATTCCTGGAAGCACAACCAAGTGGTCTCTGTGTTTTACAGTCTTGTAATTCCCATGCTCAACCCTCTGATCTATAGCCTGAGAAACACAGAAGTAAAGGACACCCTGAGGAAGATGCTAGAGGGCAAGAAGTCATAG